A region from the Gossypium hirsutum isolate 1008001.06 chromosome A08, Gossypium_hirsutum_v2.1, whole genome shotgun sequence genome encodes:
- the LOC107929409 gene encoding protein MODIFYING WALL LIGNIN-2 isoform X1 gives MGKHPLGCVLTFSVLASLGLVSFAACLVAEAKRSKKVDLKLDGKMCFLPGKSDAFELGVAASVSLCTAQIIGNVLLCASYWWSANTRKPKKPTLTAILLAFSWISFGVAAILISAATSMSRAQPYGEGWLDGECYLVRDGVYLSSGVLSLLAVFTLIGAASITITNNQVLDQAHKINA, from the exons ATGGGAAAACATCCACTTGGTTGCGTCTTAACGTTCTCTGTCCTTGCCTCCCTCGGCCTTGTCTCCTTCGCCGCATGTCTGGTTGCTGAGGCAAAGAGATCCAag AAGGTTGATTTGAAGTTGGATGGAAAGATGTGTTTCTTGCCTGGAAAGAGTGATGCCTTTGAACTGGGTGTGGCTGCATCAGTCTCTCTCTGCACCGCTCAAATCATAGGGAACGTACTACTCTGTGCAAGTTACTGGTGGAGTGCAAACACAAGAAAGCCTAAAAAACCAACTCTTACTGCAATTTTGCTGGCGTTTTCCTG GATCAGCTTTGGAGTTGCAGCAATCCTAATAAGTGCAGCGACGAGCATGAGCAGAGCACAACCCTACGGAGAAGGGTGGTTGGACGGTGAATGTTACCTAGTTAGAGACGGAGTGTACTTGAGCTCCGGGGTCTTAAGTCTACTTGCCGTCTTCACCTTGATTGGAGCTGCCTCCATCACAATTACAAACAATCAAGTACTTGACCAAGCCcacaaaatcaatgcatga
- the LOC107929409 gene encoding protein MODIFYING WALL LIGNIN-1 isoform X2, with protein MGKHPLGCVLTFSVLASLGLVSFAACLVAEAKRSKVDLKLDGKMCFLPGKSDAFELGVAASVSLCTAQIIGNVLLCASYWWSANTRKPKKPTLTAILLAFSWISFGVAAILISAATSMSRAQPYGEGWLDGECYLVRDGVYLSSGVLSLLAVFTLIGAASITITNNQVLDQAHKINA; from the exons ATGGGAAAACATCCACTTGGTTGCGTCTTAACGTTCTCTGTCCTTGCCTCCCTCGGCCTTGTCTCCTTCGCCGCATGTCTGGTTGCTGAGGCAAAGAGATCCAag GTTGATTTGAAGTTGGATGGAAAGATGTGTTTCTTGCCTGGAAAGAGTGATGCCTTTGAACTGGGTGTGGCTGCATCAGTCTCTCTCTGCACCGCTCAAATCATAGGGAACGTACTACTCTGTGCAAGTTACTGGTGGAGTGCAAACACAAGAAAGCCTAAAAAACCAACTCTTACTGCAATTTTGCTGGCGTTTTCCTG GATCAGCTTTGGAGTTGCAGCAATCCTAATAAGTGCAGCGACGAGCATGAGCAGAGCACAACCCTACGGAGAAGGGTGGTTGGACGGTGAATGTTACCTAGTTAGAGACGGAGTGTACTTGAGCTCCGGGGTCTTAAGTCTACTTGCCGTCTTCACCTTGATTGGAGCTGCCTCCATCACAATTACAAACAATCAAGTACTTGACCAAGCCcacaaaatcaatgcatga